ATGTGGAATTGCATGGACTGAGGTTGACAAAATCTTTTTTCCATGTCGGCTTCCTTCAGAAGATGATGAAGCTGTGACACACTTTTTGTTGGGAGTATTGGACTTGAATCAAAAAAAGATTGATGTATATGATTCCATATACAGTGAGCCATATGAAGCAGGAATGAACTACATGCAAATGTATGCACGCATGATCCCCCATTTGCTAAAGTTCTCACAGTTTGACAAAAATCACAAGTCTTTTGGGAATGTCTTCAACAAATTTGATATACAGTGGCAAAGATCACCACACCAAACTGGATCGTACGTGTTATTATTTGTTATATTATTTATATGTACTTAAGATTTATTGTTTAATTCACTGCATATCT
This genomic stretch from Nicotiana sylvestris chromosome 9, ASM39365v2, whole genome shotgun sequence harbors:
- the LOC138877983 gene encoding uncharacterized protein gives rise to the protein MALVYKDFIISDTICVGDSRRCGIAWTEVDKIFFPCRLPSEDDEAVTHFLLGVLDLNQKKIDVYDSIYSEPYEAGMNYMQMYARMIPHLLKFSQFDKNHKSFGNVFNKFDIQWQRSPHQTGSTDCGAFLIKFAELLMIGKDVQQFQPEDIKDFRKELAANLWAHGEWKRNSGYDTPPENVGDDYESENETFCPKEL